The following DNA comes from Triticum aestivum cultivar Chinese Spring chromosome 3D, IWGSC CS RefSeq v2.1, whole genome shotgun sequence.
ATATGGTGAGAATCCAGGAGTGTATCTCCTGCCTTGGACGTGCCGGTGGGCACGGGCCGCGTTATGACACGACGGTGTCATTGTGGCATGTGAGACATGCCAGTTATAATAATAACACCTCATGAGTCGACCTAAATCGAGTTTTGTTTCGTCAAGCCTAGCTAAATACCGTGCTGTCACTTGTCTTCCCGCAAGGGGAGTGcgatttagtaagttgttaacccctttccGTGTACACGCCACTTAGATAGGCCACGATGAGGGTTCGGTGACCATGGTCTAACGCCAGTCATCGGGtcaggggcatgggtgtatccggctgGGCCGAGAGAGGGGCACCCTAGTAATCCGCGCGTATTAATAGTGATCTCATGCTATTCGAGACGATGGTCTCCCTGACTTAGAGTTTTTCTTGAAAAATGCTTTGAGTGATTCCTGGCATCCGGAAAGTTATTCTGGTGTGCgctggtcaggtgtgttttcaacccAAAGACCGTAATGGAAATTAGTCAGTGTTTAGATGTTGGCCACAGAAATCCCATacacgtgggtaaagagtacaacctctgcagagttacatctattcaaatagccgtgttcACGGTCAAGGACGTTAGTTGGGAAGGGTCAAGTACCGGTCCAggtgtcggtctttggaggaaaATAATTAAATTGAGCGTGATTCATTTTGCAGGATAATTATTGTCACCACTAATGCCATCATGAATATTATTGCTATACATGTTATTgttactagaagaacgcccgtgcgttgcaacggggcaacATTAACTTTAAggttcaatattaatattctcatacatatcaagtgacattggcgaccttttttaccatcaaatcctcacacacacacacactctccctccctcttcctcactctgtctccccctctccctccctctctctctctctaacacacacacacacatatccatcttattgggtacgagaccataatccatctatttcacacacacacgctagtgcataacaatatggattacgtgtattatatttgccaccacaactgagggaattaatttcatgtaaatcggccagccacagctccaagaatacgcggaggaggtggcccgggtcggcATCGACGCCGTccggcgcgggccacgggcccgcttccaagtgcgtctgcgcgccggccacccacgccgggtccttcaagtgccgcttccactgcaccaactcccagggccacggccacggcgacggccagggaagccgcccttcttcgcccccttcaccggccgcggcACCCAGCCTCACCGTCCtcgtcctccggcaccgtcgcgaccCAATGACGCAGCCCAAGCAccggcctcgagaatcaagaaagggagtttatttactgctccctcgatgtattgttttctttgtttggggattgattaccatccgtgagttaaggtaaggttaatgtgattgagcgatttttctgaaaatcaaatatttattttctaattaatgtgattgagtgatttaaggtaaggttaattaatttagatttgatctttagagattgttcgtgattgattctacattactaaataacttgcaccagtatggaaagttctgatctgttcagatttctttcgttgtgtgagagggtgacgcgaaaataaaccgatgaagtggggggaggggacgaaaaaaacccagcgaaggtgggaggaggtaccaaaaaaaccatggaaggtgggacgaaaaaaaccctggaagcgagactaccaactgctccattaggagtagagattatggCCAGATTACCTGTGCACTCAGCTTTATTTACTTTTCTGAGTACCActtgggatggctagactacccggatactcatctttattttcaagacctctcgaggcgtcgcctttagacacccgtttggcatttcttttcaagacctctCGAGGCGTCGCCTTTAGACACCCGTTTGTCATTTCTTTTAAAGACCTCTCGAGGCGTCGCTTTtagacacccgtttggcatttcttttcaagacctctCGAGGCGTCTCTTTCAGACACCCGTTTGGCATTCTTCTTGGAATTTCTCAGGTGGTCCAACGCCCGATGTTCCTTAACTTTCTTCGACTTTCACTAAAATTTCTATACTCGACACATGCTAATGTTTATTATGCCATGACTTATTCCCGGCCAGCACATGCATATAATATAGGCCATCATGAGCATATGCATTCGGTATATCTttcgttcataatgtttgcgagtacattccaacGTACTCACATGCTTGTCCATGGCTTGTTAATTTGGCCAGACCTGGAGGAGAACGAGCTTGTGGAGGAAGATTGCActagcgagcccgacacttagaggtGTTCCCAGTCAGTCAACCGTGGTCTTGGAGTCTACCACTTGTATCATCCGCAGTGCTTCCGCTTCACAAATAAAATAGTCAACCCTCACTATAACGCTTAGCTTTATTTTATTGTATTGTTGTTGTACCACCGTCATACCACTATCATATTCCGCCACCACCTATATTGCAAGTTTGTAACATAATGATGAGCACTCTGGCTCAGCCCGATGTAATATTATGTTTGTACTGGTTATTAATATCAAGGAAGTCAACCAGATGTTCTGATCTTGGGGCTGGTGTGACTTAGGGCTATTCTGTGATTTATTGTGGAAACGAGCCTGACAATAGCTAAGATTAGATCTCATaccatagagcttagctcatgtacctcctcTTGTGGGATTCCTCTTTAGAGAAGATCCTTGAGTGGATTCaaggcctcttcggagaagatccccaagtgGATATCAAGATCCCTTCATGGGAAGATTCCTCCATGGAATTCAAGACCCATCTCTCCTAAAGATTTGGATGAACTACCCTTGTATCTTTTTTCCCTTATTGTTCTTGGATTTTGATGCATCCCATGTATTGCTTGTGATTTGAGGAGTACTTGGTGTGAATCTTGTCAAATAGTGTTTTTCCCTTTGATTTCTCCATATTTTCCCCTCATGTTCTTTGTGTTCCTTCTTGATCCACCTCCAATTCTTGAACATCGGGCCACCTAGGGTTTTTCCCTACATCATATGTGCTGGGTGTGGTTAACTCTGTGCCCCCAGTAATATGACGAATTGTCGTTCGTCGTCACCGAGGAATAGTGAAGGTGGGGAATTTGGACCGGCACGACTCCCAATTTTCGGACAAGGAGATCGCCGATGTGGGGCGTTTTTCACCTGTGTTATTGGTCATGCGGGTCCGAGCATCGGTGAAAACTTATCTTGTTTCCTCTCACGTGACGCGTCTCCTACTTGAATCGCAACACGATCGGACAACCTAGACATGGTGTGCCCCATTCCTCCAAATCGTGCAGCTGAACAATTAATTTATTAGGTATGAAAAAATAAGATAAAAGTTAAATAGATTCTTCTTGTCTCTAGACTGTAGTGAACAAAATACTGAAAGTAGAGTGCTGGCCAATTGATTTAGATGATCTCTTTGAGTCCTTTGTAAACTTTTACCCCGGTTGTTATTAATCCGTTGGATGGAATCAGTTAGAGGAACTTTGTAGGATTTTCTTTAAGTCTTTTCGTTTGTAGGAATGAATTTTAATTTCTATGCAGGATAGGAAACAATCCTTCACATGTTAGAGAAAAAACATTAGTTTAGACCCAATGAATTTTTTATCCTATGATTCAAATGGTAtctttttttctagaaaaaaaataagataCATGTTACCTCATTTTCTGTAATTGCTTCTATTTTCATTATATTTCCTATATATGCTATTAACTAAAGATGAAAGATGCACATTTGTCTGTGTGGGTCAGACGCCTAGCCATGAGTGGAGACAGGCAAGCATACGTAAGCGTAAGACCTCCTTGGTGACACTGGACAGTTTGGCCGGCAGGAAAATGTCGCTTCGTACTTTAGGAACCGAGTCGATTTGATGCTTGCTACTAACAAAACAAAAGTGAGAGCGTCATGGATCGAGCGTGACCGCGACCGCGAGCCGTGTCTTCACCATCAATTGAATAAATGCGTAAAACGACGGCGAGGCACGGCAGGAAACGCCATGAGGCCAAGGGAGGCGGAGAACCCCAACCATGGAGGCCAGGCCAGGCCAGTCAGCGCTTCGGCCGAGCCGCCCAACCACCGCCCGCCACGTACCGCGCCGAAGGGACAGCTGGGCCGGAAGCCCAAAATACAGGGTCGCAAAAATAAGTTAGGGACTTgaaataaaaagggaaaaggagCAATGAGCAAGCAAGTGGAACGGGATCCCCTTTAAAACTGCGACCacgcatccccccccccccccccccccccccccccccgcctcctgtCCCCTACGTCAACGGCCAaacttcctccccctcctcccccctggtACAAATCCATAGCCTTCTCCGGCGACGAATCGGGGGCTGTGCTCCTTCGGGCCGCCCATGGCATTCGCGGCCCAGGCGGCGCGGCTCGCCGCCTCCgcactcgtcgccggcgtcgtggcggcggtggtggcgatgcCGGTGCCGGCGGCCGGAGGGGTGTGCTTCGACAGGATATTCAGCTTCGGGGACTCGCTCACGGACACGGGCAACTTCCTGCTCTCCGTGCCGGACGACTTCCCGGACCCCGCGCGGAGCCTCCCCTACGGCCAGACCTTCTTCGGCCGCCCCTCCGGCCGCTACTCCGACGGCCGCAACCTCCTCGATTTCTTCGGTAAAAACAACACACACAGAGAAACATACACTCATAGTGTTTTTTCTTTTACTTGGTTCCGTCGTATCGCTCTATCGTTTCATGTCGCCAGCTGCTGGAGCTGGACTGGGAACCTCTACTTCATTGCTTCAAAGAGATACTACTGGTTTTTAGGGATTGACGATGCCAAAATTTCCCTAGCTTTTCCATGCGTATATATGTGGATTTTACTCAACGGCGACAGAGGTGATTAGTTCACCTTCCCGAACATCCGCTGTGTGGTGGCGGGGAGAATCGTGCCACGCTCTTGATTTCTCTTCAAGCAAGGGATTCATCATCGTTTCTTTTTAGGAACCGCGGTAAGCGTGCGTGCTCTGGTGGCACTATAATACGCCCATTCCCTGCTACTTGCCCAACGCCAACAGGGACATGTGTGCAACTGCAAAGGGTGCGAATTTAATAACGGGCATTTCTGCAAACTGTATTTCCGGTTGCAGTCTGGAGAGTTTACAAGTAGCATACCTTCCACTTTTCAGTGTAATACGAAAATGAAGTTGTGGGTTGTAAAGAGGTTAGAATACCCAAAATTGAATGCAAATAGCAACCTTACACAAGTTGTATCCCCAAAAGTTGCTTACCTGCCCCAGTTCTCCCCAACCACTAGACCATCAATGGCACCATCTCCTTCAGAAGATATACAATTGGCCGCTCCAACCACCTGTGTATTGGCACTCACATCATCACGTGGTCAACTCTTCCATGTTGGACTTTCAGTGCTTTTGTTTTCATTTACCTTTTGGGGGCTCCTTGATGTTTTCGCATCTTACCAACTTTCCTCAATTTGTTTTCTGACATGTGCTGGCCTCCTTGTTATGACCAGCTGAAGCATTTGGGATGCCTTTCGTGCCACCCTACCTTGGCGGTGGTGACTTCCTGAATGGTGCCAATTTTGCGGTTGGCGGTGCGACTGCACTCAACAACTCGTTCTTCCGAGAGCTTGGTGTGGAGCCTACATGGACACCACACTCCCTTGATGAGCAAATGCAGTGGTTCAAAAGACTGCTTCCATCCATCGCCTCCACGGAGTCTGGTATATATAAATCTTCTGAGTTTCTGTTATGATTCATCTCTGTGTGCAACCATTACCTGTTTAAAGATTTATGAATGAATAGAAAACAAGTGATCTCAATTTGTGGAGCGATTGAGAAGTCAAACAGTGGTACACATGCTGGAAACCATCCTAGCTGGTCAATAACTGCCCTGAATGTTTAGATTGCTGCAATTAGTCGAAATCTGAAAGATGCCTGTGTTACAACTGATAGTCCTTACACTGTTTTAGTTAACTTGTGAGAGCGAAATTTCAACCAATAAATGGTGCCACAATTGACTAGTTTGAGCCTTCACCTTGTTACAAAATGCATAGTAACTTTACAAAGTCAACGCATTTGACTGTTTTAATCAGCATACGCCATGTTACAAAATGCATAGTAACTTTACAAAGTCAACGCATTTGACTGTTTTAATCAGCATACACCATGTTACAAAATGTGTAGTAACTTTACAAAGTCAACACGTTTTACTATTTTCGTGAGTGACTGCAAATTACATGTGTGATAAAGAATTAAAGACACATAAAAAGTTGATACTGGAATTCCAATTTGCTCCATGTCTGAAATTACCAAATGAATTCTTGCTTAAATCATGATTATTATTTTCTCTTGTTCAGTTTCATAGTGTAACACTGTAATGCCATTTACGAGGAAATTCCAAATTATAAAGTCCACTAAAATTGTACTTCTGTGCAGAACACAGTGTTATCATGTCAAAATCACTTTTCCTTGTTGGAGAGGTCGGTGGGAATGATTACAACCATCTAATGGTCAGGGGGAAATCTCTTGCTGAGCTACGCGAGCTTGTTCCTCAGGTTGTTGGTGCCATAAGCTTAGCTATCACGGTATGCAGATGCATGTGCCTTTTCTGTGAGGTCTTACTGGGAGCCTGTATGTATGTGCACTCACAATTTGTTTGCAGGAGCTTATAAATCTTGGCGCGAAGAAATTCGTTGTTCCTGGAAATTTCCCGATAGGGTGTGTCCCATTGTATCTCGCAATACTTCCAAGTGAAGAGAAGGATTACTATAATGAAGAAACAGGGTGCATTAAGTGGCTAAACGAATTTACCGAGTACCACAATCGTTTGCTCCAGGAGGAGCTAGAGAAACTTAGGAATCTTCACCCAGATGTATCTGTCATTTATGCTGATTATTATGGTGCCACACTGAACATATACCGTGCCCCACTGCAGTTTGGTGAGTCCTGCCTCTTAAGTAATAGTATTAACAAAACATAAAACCAATTGGTGTTAAGCTTATTTGAGATTATGTTGTCAAACAGGGCTTAGTTGACTTACACTGTTATGCAAGCCTTCAAAAGTTCATTACCAATACTCAACTACAGGTCATCAACTTTAGTGAAAGCTATTGATAATAGCATTATAGGCAAGATACTtgttcctcaaatggatgtatctagcacgaacttgtgctagatacatccatttgagggacaagctttttcggacggagggagtacatttcatTGGATATGACTGTATGCTAGTTATATTAAATCCATGATTATTAAATGGCTATAGTGCCTGTATTGGCATTCAGTGATACACAATCTTACTTACTCTGACAAAGCATGTTTCTAGCCAAAGGAATCTGTGAACCCACAGTTATAGTCTTTAGATAAACATGTGTTGTAACTCTGTTACCTTAAGCTAAACTGGGGCAGGTGGACAATATATGAAGAAACAACAATAGCTAAATGGTTACTAAGTAGTATATCCTTTTGCGTTGTGTTGTCGACTAGTGAGTCTTGCATATGAATGCATATCTTATGCACGACACAAGAAGAGTCGGTCCTTGTTTTACCTTAGGCAGACAATAAGGTGCATTTACCTATTTGATGTTCCATCGTTTGTCCTTGGATGATAATTATGATCCTGATGACGAAGCCCATTCTGCATCCCTACAAGCAGAGATCTAAATCAACCCTGTATTGTCCCCCGTACCAGACTTGCAAATATTATCTTAAGGTGTTTTCTAATTGTCTTAATTCTAATACCCGGTAGGTAGTTCATTCAAAATCTGAGCCTGAGCATGTTCATCATATCCACATAAATCAGTCAAACCAACCTTTTAGCTCCATGTGTCCTGGGAAGCACGGTGAACATTTGTAGGTATTACAACTTGTAACAAGCTCGCTGAAGCTCTTTGCCCCCTCCACTGACACAGCAGATGCAACAACATAGAGTAGCAGCATACATAGCAATGCaagaaactactccctccatcccataatataagagtgtttttgacactagtgtagtgtaaaaaacgctcttatattatgggatggagggagtatgttactCTGTGTCTCTACGCCTCTTTGTTGTTCCTTCATAATTGTTTGGACTAATCAAAGAACAATGCTACTGCAGGTTTCACTGTCCCATTGAACTCATGCTGCGGAAGCGATGCCCCACATAACTGTTCTCTGTCAGTACTATGTGGAAACCCTGGATCTTTCGTCTGCCCTGACCCATCGAAGTACGTCTCATGGGACGGTTTA
Coding sequences within:
- the LOC123078555 gene encoding GDSL esterase/lipase At2g27360; protein product: MAFAAQAARLAASALVAGVVAAVVAMPVPAAGGVCFDRIFSFGDSLTDTGNFLLSVPDDFPDPARSLPYGQTFFGRPSGRYSDGRNLLDFFAEAFGMPFVPPYLGGGDFLNGANFAVGGATALNNSFFRELGVEPTWTPHSLDEQMQWFKRLLPSIASTESEHSVIMSKSLFLVGEVGGNDYNHLMVRGKSLAELRELVPQVVGAISLAITELINLGAKKFVVPGNFPIGCVPLYLAILPSEEKDYYNEETGCIKWLNEFTEYHNRLLQEELEKLRNLHPDVSVIYADYYGATLNIYRAPLQFGFTVPLNSCCGSDAPHNCSLSVLCGNPGSFVCPDPSKYVSWDGLHFTEATYKVIIQGVLGSYAVPPLSEICRDGEYKVSQLHQCTDSNPTNTVTYDAMSSFI